One genomic window of Phycisphaerae bacterium includes the following:
- a CDS encoding glycogen/starch/alpha-glucan phosphorylase: protein MSTMNAEVPPTSTGSDGLAGLLKQYGCGPIPFAGTDNAFYERHLVFDNILDPAAAGPRERFEACARSVRDVLSQRWVLTEQTYERVNPKRVYYLSMEFLIGRSLANNVTNLLLDPLVQQALRRKGIDGLQVIEQEPDAGLGNGGLGRLAACFLDSMATMQIPAMGYGLRYEYGIFRQSIEDGWQHEQPDNWLRRPDPWEVARPHELVEVKLNCSFEMHGGALRTTPGRELRLFGIPFDRPVVGYGGKTINTLRLWAAATPAYFDFQRFSSGDFVGALAETLTAESLTRVLYPDDSTSLGKGLRFVQEYFLVACSLADIVRRFQRSNADWSALPEKVAVQLNDTHPSMAVPELMRILLDEAHLGWDDAWSLTQRALAYTNHTLLPEALETWPLAWFQIMLPRHLEIILEINRRLLEVVRSRYPGDEGRAARVSLVQEGDERKIRMANLAIVGTHSTNGVAAIHSELLRTQTVRDLAEVFPERFSNKTNGVTPRRWLLLANPALARTVTQAIGDRWITDLGQLLQLKPLAEDRGFREAFRKAKREAKLRFVDWLKAKFNQTVDPDTVFDCQVKRIHEYKRQLLNALRIVVLYNRLRGNPRLDLPPRTFFFAGKAAPAYQLAKVIIKFINNLASTIDGDPAVRDRLKVVFLPEYCVSLAERLIPASDISNQISTAGYEASGTSNMKFMMNGALTVGTHDGANIEMAEEAGEDNLFMFGLTTEQVAHSRAWYNPYWHYQNEPETRAALDLIFSDHFSRNEPSVSATLRDTLLTHGDFYMHLADLTSYVEAHQRLGELYVDPEAWARKAILNVASSGKFSSDRTIAEYAAEIWNVKPCPVP, encoded by the coding sequence ATGAGCACAATGAACGCCGAGGTTCCCCCAACGTCCACGGGATCCGACGGTTTGGCGGGACTACTCAAACAGTACGGATGCGGCCCCATTCCCTTCGCGGGGACCGACAACGCGTTCTACGAGCGGCATCTCGTCTTCGACAACATCCTCGATCCGGCCGCTGCCGGCCCGCGCGAGCGTTTTGAGGCCTGTGCCCGCTCCGTGCGGGATGTGCTCTCGCAGCGATGGGTCCTCACCGAGCAGACCTACGAGCGTGTGAACCCCAAGCGGGTGTACTATCTGTCGATGGAGTTCCTGATTGGCCGTTCGCTCGCCAACAACGTCACGAACCTGCTGCTCGACCCTCTCGTGCAACAAGCCCTGAGAAGAAAGGGCATCGATGGACTCCAGGTGATTGAACAGGAGCCCGATGCGGGGCTGGGCAATGGGGGGCTGGGACGGCTGGCCGCCTGCTTTCTTGACTCGATGGCCACGATGCAGATCCCGGCCATGGGCTACGGTTTGCGGTACGAATACGGTATCTTCAGGCAGTCGATCGAGGACGGGTGGCAGCATGAGCAGCCGGACAACTGGCTTCGCCGACCGGACCCGTGGGAGGTCGCGCGTCCGCACGAGCTGGTCGAAGTGAAGCTCAACTGCTCATTCGAGATGCATGGCGGAGCCCTCAGAACCACACCCGGCCGCGAGTTGCGTCTTTTCGGTATCCCCTTTGATCGCCCCGTGGTTGGCTACGGCGGCAAGACCATCAACACGCTCCGGCTCTGGGCGGCCGCCACCCCAGCCTATTTCGACTTCCAGAGGTTCAGCAGCGGCGATTTTGTGGGGGCACTGGCCGAGACGTTGACGGCCGAATCGCTGACCCGGGTGCTCTACCCCGACGATTCGACGAGTCTGGGGAAGGGCCTGCGGTTTGTGCAAGAGTACTTCCTGGTGGCCTGTTCGCTGGCCGACATTGTGCGGCGGTTTCAACGCAGCAACGCTGATTGGAGTGCCCTTCCGGAGAAGGTCGCCGTACAGCTCAATGACACGCACCCGTCGATGGCCGTTCCGGAGCTGATGCGGATTCTGCTGGACGAAGCCCACCTCGGGTGGGATGATGCCTGGAGCCTCACCCAGCGGGCGCTGGCATACACGAACCACACGCTGCTGCCCGAGGCCCTGGAGACCTGGCCGCTCGCGTGGTTTCAGATCATGCTGCCGCGCCACCTGGAGATCATTCTCGAGATCAACCGCCGGCTGCTCGAGGTGGTTCGCAGTCGTTACCCCGGCGACGAAGGCCGTGCCGCCCGCGTAAGCCTCGTCCAGGAGGGTGACGAGCGCAAGATCCGCATGGCCAACCTGGCGATCGTCGGCACGCACAGCACCAATGGCGTAGCCGCCATTCACTCCGAATTGCTGCGTACGCAGACGGTCAGGGATCTGGCCGAGGTCTTCCCGGAGCGGTTCAGCAACAAGACCAACGGCGTCACACCGCGTCGCTGGCTGTTGCTGGCGAACCCGGCCCTGGCTCGCACGGTTACCCAGGCCATCGGCGACCGTTGGATCACCGACCTCGGTCAACTGCTCCAGCTCAAGCCCCTGGCCGAGGACAGGGGATTCCGCGAGGCCTTCCGCAAGGCCAAGCGGGAGGCCAAGCTGCGGTTTGTCGACTGGCTCAAGGCGAAGTTCAACCAGACGGTGGACCCGGACACGGTTTTCGACTGCCAAGTCAAGCGAATCCACGAGTACAAGCGGCAACTGCTCAATGCCCTGCGGATTGTCGTGCTGTACAACCGGCTGCGGGGGAATCCGCGACTCGACCTGCCGCCGCGGACGTTCTTCTTCGCTGGTAAGGCGGCGCCGGCCTACCAACTGGCCAAGGTCATCATCAAGTTCATCAACAACCTGGCGAGCACGATCGATGGTGACCCCGCAGTCCGCGACCGGCTCAAAGTCGTCTTTCTGCCCGAGTACTGCGTCTCCCTCGCCGAGCGACTGATCCCTGCGAGCGACATTTCCAACCAGATCTCGACCGCCGGTTACGAGGCCAGCGGCACGAGCAACATGAAGTTCATGATGAACGGAGCTCTGACCGTCGGCACGCACGACGGGGCCAATATCGAGATGGCGGAGGAGGCGGGCGAGGACAATCTGTTCATGTTCGGGCTGACGACCGAGCAGGTGGCCCACAGTCGGGCCTGGTACAACCCTTACTGGCATTATCAAAACGAGCCGGAGACCCGGGCCGCACTCGACCTGATCTTCTCGGATCATTTCAGTCGCAACGAGCCGAGCGTCTCTGCCACCCTGCGTGACACCCTGCTGACACACGGTGACTTCTACATGCACTTGGCAGACCTGACGTCCTACGTCGAGGCGCATCAGCGGCTGGGCGAGTTGTATGTCGATCCGGAGGCATGGGCGCGCAAGGCCATCCTGAATGTGGCCAGTTCCGGGAAGTTCTCCAGCGATCGCACGATTGCGGAATACGCGGCCGAGATTTGGAACGTGAAGCCGTGCCCGGTACCGTAG
- a CDS encoding Gfo/Idh/MocA family oxidoreductase translates to MMNRRQVLRTTVAGGGLLVLRSGMLKGADAPSNRLNVALIGVWGRGGAHQDRLSKENVAALCDVDENHLAEAAKRFPQAKTYVDWRKCLEQKGLDAVVCCTTDHTHAFIANWAMNRGLHVFCEKPLGNSVEEVRVVRANYLKNKDKLATQVGTQRHSHPNFNRVRELIRDGAIGELKRVRAWGDRQIRRPGYLPAQGDPPKHLNYDLWIGPSPYHPYNPGYFSGGPGANCLQWNMYWDFGSGQIGDMGSHTMDLAWNALDAGLPTSAEAKGEKFNPEVTPVELEMHCAVPANGWRPAIQVSWYQGGAMPKSPAWVNLKTIGHGVMFEGSKGILVADFGARLIIPSGDAADMTYYTPRPREKIIPPMGDFLNEWVNACKGNRKTSCDFDYGGKMIELMLLGLVAYRVGQEIEYDGVAGRVTNNGEGDGLLKRQYRPGWSLNG, encoded by the coding sequence ATGATGAACCGGCGCCAGGTGCTTCGTACCACGGTTGCGGGCGGGGGGCTGCTCGTGCTCCGAAGCGGCATGCTCAAGGGGGCCGACGCTCCCAGCAACAGACTGAATGTTGCCCTGATCGGGGTCTGGGGACGCGGGGGGGCACACCAGGACAGACTGTCCAAGGAGAACGTCGCGGCCTTGTGCGACGTGGACGAGAACCACTTGGCCGAGGCCGCGAAACGGTTTCCCCAGGCCAAAACCTACGTCGACTGGCGCAAGTGTCTCGAGCAGAAGGGCCTCGATGCGGTGGTCTGTTGCACCACCGATCACACGCACGCGTTCATCGCCAATTGGGCGATGAACCGCGGACTCCATGTCTTCTGCGAGAAACCGTTGGGAAACAGCGTGGAGGAGGTCCGCGTGGTCCGTGCCAACTACCTGAAGAACAAGGACAAGCTGGCCACGCAGGTCGGAACTCAGCGGCATAGCCATCCGAACTTCAACCGCGTCCGCGAATTGATCAGAGACGGGGCGATCGGCGAGTTGAAGCGAGTGCGCGCTTGGGGCGACCGCCAGATCCGTCGGCCCGGCTACTTGCCCGCTCAAGGGGATCCGCCCAAGCACCTCAACTACGACCTGTGGATCGGGCCATCGCCGTACCATCCCTACAACCCCGGGTACTTCTCGGGCGGGCCGGGCGCCAACTGCCTGCAGTGGAATATGTACTGGGACTTCGGCAGCGGCCAGATCGGCGACATGGGCAGCCATACCATGGATCTGGCCTGGAACGCGCTCGATGCAGGGTTGCCGACTTCCGCCGAAGCCAAGGGAGAGAAGTTCAACCCCGAGGTCACTCCGGTCGAGTTGGAGATGCACTGTGCGGTTCCTGCCAATGGCTGGCGCCCTGCGATCCAAGTGAGCTGGTACCAGGGCGGGGCAATGCCCAAGTCGCCGGCCTGGGTGAACTTGAAGACCATCGGGCACGGGGTGATGTTCGAAGGGAGCAAGGGTATCCTGGTCGCCGATTTCGGCGCGCGACTGATCATCCCCTCCGGCGATGCGGCCGACATGACTTACTACACGCCTCGCCCCAGGGAGAAGATCATTCCACCCATGGGCGACTTCCTCAACGAGTGGGTCAACGCCTGCAAGGGCAACCGGAAAACCTCCTGTGATTTCGACTACGGTGGCAAGATGATCGAGCTCATGCTGCTTGGACTGGTGGCCTATCGCGTCGGCCAGGAAATCGAGTACGACGGGGTGGCCGGTCGCGTGACCAACAATGGTGAAGGCGACGGCCTCCTGAAACGCCAGTACCGTCCGGGCTGGTCGCTCAATGGCTGA
- a CDS encoding Gfo/Idh/MocA family oxidoreductase: MLSHKKRLTRRRCLQGTIAAVVAPMIVPRHVLGRGYAAPSDTFGGALIGCGGQGPGTFKTMSQGLNVRELARCDVKWADRADNKTTYTDFRRVLERKDIDLIAIATPPHWHALISIAAMEAGKDVLCEKPMTRFIAEGRAVANAEKRYGRIFQVGTFGRFQRSRNPDSILKRKIMTSGLLKNCDAVLVERGGFKVKEWSGLVNTRPQPVPKWLDWDMYQGPSPQRLFHPHRHGGTHRGYWDYEGGGLGDMGQHHFDPITWEYGLDNTAPVEVEAYAPPAHPDVCGMWGWIELKYGNGFTLVISSGEWGKPYDRKQPRGLSLNDLEEEDRKKIAAMPEPEPLLSFAQAVKSRKPAGGNAEAAYRTVSIMHLANIAIRVGRKIRFDPVKEVIVGDEEANRLVNQPMRAPWHL, encoded by the coding sequence ATGCTCTCACACAAGAAGCGACTCACACGGCGGCGATGCCTCCAAGGCACGATCGCGGCCGTGGTCGCACCGATGATCGTGCCTCGGCACGTACTGGGTCGGGGATATGCCGCTCCCAGCGATACCTTCGGCGGAGCCCTGATCGGCTGTGGCGGCCAGGGTCCGGGGACGTTCAAAACGATGTCGCAAGGGCTCAATGTCCGCGAATTGGCCCGCTGTGACGTCAAGTGGGCCGACCGTGCGGACAACAAGACGACTTACACCGATTTCCGGCGCGTGCTGGAGCGCAAGGACATCGACCTGATCGCCATCGCCACGCCGCCGCACTGGCACGCACTGATCAGCATCGCCGCGATGGAAGCGGGTAAGGATGTCCTCTGCGAGAAGCCGATGACCCGCTTCATCGCCGAGGGCCGGGCCGTGGCCAACGCGGAGAAACGCTACGGCCGGATCTTCCAGGTTGGCACCTTCGGCCGGTTTCAAAGGAGCCGAAACCCCGATTCGATTCTCAAGCGCAAGATCATGACCAGCGGCCTGCTGAAGAACTGCGACGCGGTCCTCGTCGAACGGGGCGGCTTCAAAGTCAAGGAGTGGAGCGGGCTGGTCAATACCCGACCTCAGCCGGTCCCCAAATGGCTCGACTGGGACATGTACCAGGGACCCTCGCCGCAACGGTTGTTCCACCCGCATCGTCACGGGGGTACGCACCGCGGCTACTGGGACTACGAAGGCGGCGGCCTGGGTGACATGGGTCAGCATCACTTCGACCCCATCACCTGGGAATATGGTCTGGACAACACCGCTCCGGTCGAGGTTGAGGCCTATGCCCCACCCGCACATCCGGACGTCTGCGGCATGTGGGGCTGGATTGAACTCAAGTACGGCAACGGCTTCACCCTGGTTATCTCGAGCGGGGAGTGGGGCAAACCCTACGACCGCAAACAGCCGCGAGGCCTGAGCCTCAACGATCTTGAGGAAGAGGACCGCAAGAAGATCGCCGCGATGCCCGAGCCAGAGCCGCTGCTGAGCTTCGCTCAGGCCGTCAAATCACGCAAACCGGCCGGCGGAAACGCCGAAGCGGCATACCGCACCGTGAGCATCATGCACCTGGCGAATATCGCCATTCGCGTGGGACGCAAGATCCGGTTCGACCCGGTCAAGGAAGTCATTGTCGGTGACGAAGAAGCCAATCGGCTGGTGAATCAGCCCATGCGCGCCCCCTGGCATCTTTGA
- a CDS encoding aminopeptidase P family protein produces MRRFRACMDAENPSWELAAIFGRVSQYYFTGTMQDGVLLIPRNVEAVFWVRRSYERACTESLFPDMRPMKGFRDAVPAVPGARATIHVDTELVPVGLLARFRKYFPCRETVSLDRQLARLRAVKSPYELAVMERAGAAHGRILEEEVPSLLRKGVSEAEFACDLFSLMVREGHQGVVRFGMFGVDIAVGQLGFGENSIYPTNFDGPGGCLGMGPAAPILGSRDRRLCAGDLVFADIGFAVDGYHTDKTMVYMFDRPPPDEVIAVHRRCVEVQHQLASLIKPGAIPSDIYTTVMNSLDPEFLQNFMGFGDRRANFLGHGVGLQIDDLPVIAEGFDEPLAESMVLALEPKKGIAGVGMVGIEDTFIVTPRGGKSITGTHPGLILVKG; encoded by the coding sequence ATGCGACGATTCAGAGCCTGCATGGACGCGGAGAATCCGAGCTGGGAGCTGGCCGCGATCTTCGGCCGGGTCAGCCAATACTACTTCACAGGCACGATGCAGGACGGCGTCCTGTTAATCCCCCGGAATGTCGAGGCCGTGTTCTGGGTACGCAGAAGCTACGAGCGGGCCTGCACCGAGTCGCTGTTTCCCGACATGCGACCCATGAAGGGCTTTCGCGACGCCGTGCCAGCGGTGCCGGGTGCAAGGGCGACCATCCACGTCGACACGGAGTTGGTGCCTGTAGGCTTGCTTGCGCGTTTCAGAAAGTACTTTCCCTGCAGGGAGACCGTGTCGCTGGACAGGCAGCTCGCCCGACTGCGGGCGGTGAAGAGTCCGTATGAGCTGGCCGTCATGGAGCGGGCGGGGGCTGCCCACGGACGCATCCTGGAAGAGGAGGTTCCATCGCTGCTTCGCAAGGGAGTGAGCGAGGCCGAGTTCGCATGCGATCTGTTCTCACTCATGGTCCGCGAGGGGCACCAGGGAGTCGTCCGCTTTGGCATGTTCGGCGTAGACATTGCGGTCGGACAACTGGGCTTTGGAGAGAACTCGATCTATCCCACCAACTTCGATGGGCCCGGCGGGTGCCTGGGCATGGGGCCGGCAGCCCCGATCCTTGGCAGCCGCGACCGGAGACTCTGCGCAGGCGACCTGGTGTTCGCGGACATCGGCTTTGCAGTGGACGGCTATCACACGGACAAGACGATGGTCTACATGTTCGACAGGCCGCCGCCGGACGAGGTGATTGCGGTCCACAGACGATGCGTAGAGGTGCAACACCAGTTAGCCTCACTGATCAAGCCTGGAGCCATACCCTCGGATATCTATACCACGGTCATGAATAGCCTCGATCCGGAGTTCCTTCAGAACTTCATGGGCTTTGGAGACCGGCGGGCGAACTTCCTTGGCCACGGGGTCGGATTGCAGATCGATGACCTCCCGGTGATTGCCGAGGGATTCGATGAGCCGCTGGCAGAGAGCATGGTGCTGGCCCTCGAGCCGAAGAAGGGCATCGCGGGTGTCGGGATGGTCGGCATCGAGGACACCTTCATCGTCACGCCGAGAGGCGGAAAGAGCATCACGGGCACCCATCCAGGGTTGATCCTGGTCAAGGGCTGA
- a CDS encoding HEAT repeat domain-containing protein: MPESQAEIAAHVASMPEVDEPGKESKFTGPEPQVARQVFEEILTRGQEGITQVVNLVHDSTDPDFKDYRAQYVLHGLVVYVAHPDRAPLQRMVVETLASHLGRSDLSRGVRGLLLRELQWVGGPAAIAAIGGQLQDEELGTHAVSALTAIGPSAAEVLRRSLPQAQGRNRLAIIQALGVLGDAGAIADLKGAAHDESRDVRIAAIWSLANIGDAGSADLLIKASDTRDAWERIRAATSCLLLADKLLAADRKADAARVYSHLHQTRQDPTEQHVREAAARGLAAAK, encoded by the coding sequence ATGCCCGAATCCCAAGCCGAAATCGCCGCACATGTGGCCAGCATGCCCGAAGTGGACGAACCCGGTAAGGAAAGCAAGTTCACCGGTCCCGAACCGCAGGTTGCCCGGCAGGTCTTCGAGGAGATCCTGACGAGAGGCCAGGAGGGGATCACACAAGTGGTCAACCTCGTCCACGACTCCACCGACCCTGATTTCAAGGACTACCGGGCGCAGTACGTTCTGCACGGGCTGGTCGTCTACGTGGCTCACCCGGACAGAGCACCGCTGCAGCGGATGGTGGTCGAAACGCTTGCCTCGCACCTGGGCCGGAGTGATCTATCTAGAGGTGTACGGGGTTTGCTGCTTCGTGAGCTGCAATGGGTGGGTGGACCGGCGGCGATCGCAGCGATCGGCGGCCAACTCCAGGATGAGGAGCTGGGTACACACGCCGTCTCGGCCTTGACCGCCATCGGACCGAGCGCCGCCGAGGTTCTGCGGCGGTCGTTGCCGCAGGCCCAGGGCAGAAACCGGCTGGCGATCATCCAGGCGTTGGGCGTCCTGGGCGATGCAGGGGCGATCGCTGACCTCAAGGGCGCCGCACACGATGAGAGTCGCGACGTTCGCATCGCTGCCATCTGGTCGCTCGCCAATATCGGTGATGCCGGTTCGGCAGACCTGCTCATCAAGGCGTCCGACACCCGGGATGCCTGGGAGCGGATCCGGGCAGCCACGAGCTGCCTGCTTCTCGCGGATAAGCTGCTCGCGGCCGACAGAAAAGCTGATGCCGCGCGAGTCTACTCACACCTGCACCAGACGCGACAGGATCCGACCGAACAACACGTCCGCGAGGCGGCCGCGCGAGGGCTGGCGGCGGCAAAGTAG
- a CDS encoding bifunctional YncE family protein/alkaline phosphatase family protein produces MMEFVRLVCILAGISFSQAADIQVGPLGAGGHVVTTKQLIRPAGESLEFAGRPVDLALSPNGSNLYLKTNDSLIVIDTRSWSIRQKLALGKGLTGSFHGLAFKPDGSLLYVTTSQKTILEMWVATDGTVSVARRFDIAAPDKGNSTPCGLALWPDGKLAIVCLSRNNTVGVLQLSSGKLVGQIAVGVAPYDVVLTRDGSEAWVSNWGGRRAAEGDRTAMSSGTPALADERGVACSGTVSLVDLKRGKEVAQVETGLHPCDLVLDASKDLLYVANANSDTVTVVDTRARKTVRTIAVRPDDSLPFGSAPNALALGDNGGTLYVANGCNNAVAIIDTQLRGFIPTGWYPGALAIDGRHLYIANVKGYGSRYKKPVDKSLEGKQRKEEDLGWMVYGHLGTVQKVELPSAERLAIYSRQVRDDSGVPQTLRALEKAQAGVKAVPVPEHPGEPSTIEHVVYIIKENKTYDQVFGDMGKGNSEPRLCVFGREITPNHHALADQFVLLDNYYCNGVLSADGHQWSTQGYVTDYLEKGFGGFPRSYPYKGDDPLTFASSGFIWDNALLHGLSFRNYGEMSTQDKLPGTVQEIYADYVAKKATPPFNPRFSVDTLKRYSCQRFPGFSLGVPDQVRAAIFLEELADAEKTGQWPELITVALPNNHTRGLSPGAPTPLAYVCDNDLALAQIVEGISKSRFWPTTAIFVIEDDPQSGYDHVDGHRSVCLVISPYAKRGAVVSRFYNQTSVLHTMELMLGLPPMNQMDAMAPDMRECFTDMPDLTPYTALPVRHTLEETNPQPATKVSLKQRYWTDKSLAMNFDEPDRVDDNVLNRVIWYSIKGFDTHYPAEFAGAHGKGLKVLNLSLDPTARDED; encoded by the coding sequence ATGATGGAGTTCGTTCGGCTCGTGTGCATACTGGCGGGCATTTCGTTTTCGCAGGCGGCGGACATCCAGGTCGGGCCGCTCGGTGCCGGCGGTCACGTCGTAACCACCAAGCAGTTGATTCGTCCGGCCGGCGAGTCGCTGGAGTTCGCGGGCCGGCCGGTGGACCTGGCGTTGTCGCCCAATGGAAGCAACCTCTACCTCAAGACCAACGACAGCCTCATCGTCATCGATACCCGGAGCTGGAGCATCCGGCAAAAGCTCGCCCTCGGGAAGGGCCTGACGGGTTCGTTCCATGGACTCGCCTTCAAACCCGACGGCTCTCTACTGTACGTTACCACCTCGCAGAAGACGATCCTGGAGATGTGGGTGGCGACCGACGGAACGGTATCTGTGGCTCGTCGATTCGACATCGCCGCTCCTGACAAAGGCAACTCGACGCCCTGCGGGCTTGCCCTCTGGCCCGATGGGAAGCTCGCCATCGTCTGCCTTTCCCGGAACAACACGGTGGGCGTTCTGCAGCTTTCCTCCGGCAAGCTGGTCGGGCAAATCGCCGTGGGCGTGGCGCCTTACGACGTCGTGCTGACGCGGGACGGCTCAGAGGCGTGGGTCTCTAACTGGGGTGGCCGGCGGGCGGCAGAAGGCGACCGCACCGCCATGTCCTCGGGCACGCCCGCCCTGGCGGACGAGCGCGGTGTGGCCTGCAGCGGTACCGTCTCGCTCGTGGACCTGAAACGCGGCAAGGAAGTGGCTCAGGTGGAAACCGGACTCCATCCGTGCGATCTGGTGCTGGATGCTTCGAAGGACCTGCTGTATGTAGCCAATGCGAACTCGGATACGGTAACCGTTGTTGACACCCGCGCAAGGAAGACCGTTCGCACCATTGCGGTTCGCCCGGACGACTCGCTGCCGTTCGGCAGCGCTCCCAACGCTCTCGCACTGGGAGATAATGGTGGTACGCTCTACGTAGCCAACGGCTGCAACAACGCCGTTGCGATCATCGACACGCAGCTGCGCGGCTTCATCCCCACCGGCTGGTACCCCGGCGCGCTCGCCATCGACGGCAGGCACCTGTACATCGCCAACGTCAAGGGCTACGGCTCGCGCTACAAGAAGCCCGTCGACAAGAGCCTCGAGGGCAAGCAACGCAAGGAGGAGGACCTGGGCTGGATGGTCTACGGCCATCTCGGAACGGTGCAGAAGGTCGAACTCCCCTCCGCGGAGCGTCTGGCGATCTACTCCCGCCAGGTACGCGACGATTCCGGCGTCCCCCAGACTCTTCGCGCCCTCGAAAAGGCCCAGGCCGGCGTCAAAGCCGTGCCTGTCCCCGAACACCCCGGCGAGCCCTCGACCATCGAACACGTCGTTTATATCATCAAGGAAAACAAGACCTACGATCAGGTCTTCGGCGACATGGGCAAAGGCAACAGCGAGCCAAGGCTGTGCGTCTTCGGCCGCGAGATCACGCCCAACCATCACGCGCTCGCCGATCAGTTCGTTCTCCTGGACAACTACTACTGCAACGGCGTGCTCTCCGCCGACGGCCACCAGTGGTCCACGCAGGGCTACGTCACCGACTATCTCGAAAAGGGCTTCGGAGGATTTCCACGAAGCTACCCCTACAAGGGAGACGATCCACTGACGTTCGCCTCTTCGGGTTTCATCTGGGATAACGCGCTGTTGCACGGTCTGTCCTTCCGCAACTACGGCGAGATGAGCACGCAGGACAAATTGCCCGGCACGGTTCAGGAGATCTACGCGGACTATGTCGCCAAGAAGGCCACGCCCCCGTTCAATCCCCGTTTCTCCGTCGACACGCTGAAGCGCTACAGCTGCCAGCGGTTTCCAGGCTTCTCCCTCGGCGTCCCCGACCAAGTGCGGGCCGCCATCTTCCTCGAAGAACTGGCCGACGCCGAAAAGACTGGCCAGTGGCCCGAGCTCATCACCGTGGCCCTGCCCAACAATCATACCCGCGGGTTGAGCCCTGGCGCACCCACACCGTTAGCCTACGTGTGCGACAACGATCTAGCCCTCGCCCAAATCGTGGAGGGAATCTCCAAAAGCCGGTTCTGGCCCACGACAGCCATATTCGTCATTGAGGACGATCCCCAGAGCGGCTACGACCACGTCGACGGTCATCGCTCCGTCTGCCTGGTGATCAGCCCGTATGCCAAGCGCGGGGCTGTCGTGAGCCGGTTCTACAACCAGACCTCCGTGTTGCACACCATGGAACTCATGCTCGGCTTGCCGCCGATGAACCAGATGGATGCGATGGCCCCGGACATGCGCGAGTGTTTCACCGACATGCCCGACCTGACCCCCTACACCGCCCTGCCGGTCAGGCACACGCTCGAGGAGACCAACCCCCAACCCGCCACCAAGGTTTCGCTCAAGCAACGTTACTGGACCGACAAGAGTCTGGCGATGAACTTCGACGAACCGGACAGGGTGGACGACAACGTTTTGAACCGCGTCATCTGGTACTCGATCAAGGGATTCGACACCCACTACCCGGCCGAATTCGCCGGTGCACACGGCAAGGGTCTCAAGGTCCTGAACCTTTCGCTAGACCCAACCGCGCGTGACGAAGATTAG